In Mycteria americana isolate JAX WOST 10 ecotype Jacksonville Zoo and Gardens chromosome 5, USCA_MyAme_1.0, whole genome shotgun sequence, one DNA window encodes the following:
- the RPS29 gene encoding small ribosomal subunit protein uS14, which produces MGHQQLYWSHPRKFGQGSRSCRVCSNRHGLIRKYGLNMCRQCFRQYAKDIGFIKLD; this is translated from the exons ATGGGCCACCAGCAGCTCTACTGGAGCCACCCCAGGAAGTTCGGCCAGGGCTCCCGCTCCTG CCGCGTGTGCTCCAACCGCCACGGCCTCATCCGCAAGTACGGCCTGAACATGTGCCGGCAGTGCTTCCGCCAGTACGCCAAAGACATCGGCTTCATTAAG CTGGACTGA